The Bacillus mesophilus genome segment AAGCGAAGTGAATATCTGCTAGATGCAGCACCAACAATTGGTCCACCAATCGTTTGGCCTAATGCATTCATTTGGCTAGACATTGATAGTACTGTTGCTCTCACCTTGCCGTTAATATTTTGATTAATCCATGTGTCATAAAGCGGTCCAGTAATAGTCCCCGTCATGCTTAATAAAATAAAGCTCACTAATGCAAATTCAAAGCTACCTGCCAAACTAAAGCTAATAATACATAATAGACGGAGTCCCGTAAAAATAGCCATATACTTAGCTACCTTAGATTCTTGATCAAATGTTAAAGTCTTTCTAGCAATCCAAGCGGTAAAGAAACAACAGATATTTGCTACAATACTGATGATTCCAAACCAAACTGGCGCTGATAGGTTAGAGATTTCTAAGAATGTAAATGACGTTATTAGGTGAGCTTCCCATAAGCGATCAAAGCCTTCAGAGCCTGAGCCGATAAAGAGACTCATTACGAGGAATCCTACCAATATCGGTGTGCCTCTAACCACTGTAAGACCACTTTTAAATGTCGTTAACGTTTCACGAACGGAAAAATTTTCCGTCAAGGAGGCTCGACTAAAGTTTTGCTCCGGCATAAACAATACTAGCAGTACCCCAAGAGATACATACATGATTCCACCCATTAGGAAAGGCAAATGAAGAGCTAACGTAGATAGTCCCACACTTGCTACTACACCCATGATTCCAGCAACTTGGTTGACTTGAGATTCCTTTAAAAGGACCTCTCCCATCTTATCAACGCCTACTTCATCAGCTAACCAAGCCTGACTTGCTCCACTAAGAAAGGTCTCGCCAACACCTCTTATTACCTCTGCAATAACCACACCGACAAACAGAGACAATGCACCATGAAACACCATTTCTGATATAAATGGTACGGATCCCTCAATCATATAGGCGAACCCTAAAATAAAGACTCCAATAATTAAGGACAGTCTCCTACTATAAGTATCAGCCACTACGCCTGTTGGGATTTCTAATAGTAAAATGGTAAGCTCTAAAAAGGTTCCAACCAACACTAACTGGAACGGACTAAGTCCTAGACCTGAAACATAATAAAGAGCATACGTAGTAAACATGGTGGCATTGGCAAATGCCTTCAATGCTCCCATGGTTAGATAAATAGTTGATGCGTGCATCTTCTTCAAACAAATTCTCCCTCTCGTATACAGGGAGAAACACGCATCTCAACGTTATGTGTTAGTTACGTGCACTCCCCATGTTGAAATTATTTACTTTACAAGTTTGAACATTATTTGTGATGACTGACATCAACAACACCTCCGAGATTTAATAAGATAATTTTACTTTAAATTGGTTGGAAAATATATCAAATTTATTAACTTATATTGTATTTTTTTACGGGAGATATATTGTTATTTTGTTTGTAGTTGAGGAGTCATTCTATGACCTTAATTACCTTTTGAGTTCTAATGAGGAAAGAAGTTGCTACTTAAATTCAGATTAAGGGAAAAACTTAAAGGGACTGCATTGAGTCCCTTAATTGTTTACCTTTATTTATGGTACGGTTCACCGTGGTTATTTAAGAGGCAAAAAAGGCATTGGTGACCAATGCCTTTTAAAATCTTTTAAAAGCCCTCAGTTTAATCAGAGTATTACAACACTAAAAATTGCTTAGATGATAGTTACATATTATTTTGTCCCACTCACACTACATGGCTTGAATGGTTATGATTGCAGGTAAAATGCTACTATATCAATAAAAGCGCTTTTCATTAAACCTAGCCATTTAGACACTACTAGTTATAGTTTTTTATGTTTATTTTTATAACAACTTTGTCTACTTTTTAGACTAACATTAGAATGGTTAAGTGGGGTTACCTCTCTTAATATCTTATAAACAAACATACCCAAACCCATAAAATAAGATAACATTTTATAAAAATCAGTTTTTTTCTTTTCACACTGAACCAATACATCTTTTTCTTATTTTTCCCTGAAGACTGGCCAAGGTGAATATTTCTCATATACGATTGGGAAACGGTTAAAATAAGCCTTCATCTGAGCCAGTATACAACTAAGCGGGTGGATAACAAATGAAGCTACACTAATAATAATCTTTATATACTTTTTTGTAAGTTATGATTAAGATTTATGTGTGAGCTTTTTACAATAAGAGTAGATAGAATTATCCCTACACCAGATAATATGAAAACAACGTCAAAAATTTTAGTACTTAACAACCCAAAAATTAATGTCCCTAACGGCATGATAGATAACGCAACCATAAAAATAAATGAAAAAACCCTACCTGATTTATCTCTATCCACTTCTTGTTGAACTAGAGAAAAGAAATAAACATTAAACGTTGTTAAGAAAAATGCAAAAAATCCTACTAATAATATAGACAAATAACTTATACTAACAAATTGCAAAAGTACTATTGGAATTCCACAAAAAAGTAACTGTTGTTTTAATAATGCTGGGTTCGCTGCTTTTTTATTTCTTTTTGCTATTAATAATCCTGCCAATATTGCAAAAGTAGCTTGGGCACCTAATGCCAAGCTATAATATGTCCCATCGTCATTATATATGTTTAAATAGTATAAAGGTAGATTAATGTTATATGCTGAGATGAATAGGTTGAACAGAGCTGAAACTATTAATAGCTGAAACAACCATTTTTGCTGGAACACATAAGAATAACCTTCTTTAATATCAGCAAAAACATTTAAATTACCTTTGCTTTCACGTACATATTTATATTTTATGAACATTTCACTAGTTGCTGATAGCAGATAAGAAATACCATTTATAATAAATCCTATTCCTAGCCCTACCGCCAAACCACTTATAAGAAATCCTCCGATCAAAGGTGCTGCAACTGTAATCACTTGGCCGATAACTGTTGTAATAGAATTTGCACTAACAATCAACTTCTTATTAATCAATTCAGGTAAAATCGCTTTAATTGAAGGGGAAAACAAACTATTAGTCGCACCTAAGATTATTGCTGCCACCATTAATAAAGGAATATTTAACACATCATTCATCACAACAATACCAACGAATATACATACAACAGCACTAATTAAATCAGATAAAATTAGTATAAATTTCTTATTAAAGCGGTCAATGATAACTCCACTAAATATATTACAAATAACAACAGAGATTAAACTTGATGCCATTATAACCCCAAAGGTAGCTGCACTTCCCGTCTTTTGAACTAGCCACCACGCTAAAATTATTTCATAAATCTTGGTGCCCAATTTCGTTGTTATGTTTCCCATTGTTAACAGTATAAAATTTTTATTTAAATATAACTTTTCTTTTGACATTTATACTCCTCTTTTCATCATTAATCAACTTTCCACCAAGGAATCTAAAATGAAAGAGTCGAATTTTTTACTTAACTGAGCATTATTTAAGAAATAAATATAGGATTTATTCTTAAAATTAAAGCAAGTAATCCGTACTTTAGAATTAAGTTTTGAAGTTGTTTCACGAATAACTTCTAAGCTATCACGCCAATTTTCTAAATCCTCCGAGGTAAATTCACCTAAGTAGTTAATGCTTAATTTGATATTAGGAAATAACTTCATATCCTCATTCTCTTTGTACCTTTCTGATGAACACAAATAGTCTAAATGCCAGTTTTTTTCTATATAGATATCTTTCAATAATTCTTCACTCTTACTAAATAAGTTTTGCTCCTTTCCAGAATGGAATGGAACAAAAATGCTAACATGATAATCTCCAACCTCTGTAGAATAATCTTTCCCATTATATAAGTTTAAATTCTTAAGAATTTGATAACATTGGTGTTGTGCTTGGTATGATTCCTCAATAATCTTTGAAATATTATCAAAAACTAAGTTCGCCCTCGCTTCTTTATCCTTCAGATTATTTTCCAATATAATTTCATATAGAGGTGCATTAGGATTAGTTAATAGATTAAGATTTAGCTTATCAAAATTATGCTTTAGCTCTTGATAATAATCACTTTCCTTAATAACCTCAATAGTATCATCATTACATAGATTTATTACTTCTTCGACAAAAGTCTTGTAGTTTGTATTCCCTTTCTCTTCCAATGTCTTATTACATATTTGAATAAATTGATTTTCTAAGACATTTAATGAAAAGGCATCTGCAATATGATGATTTAAGAAAAAGATCACGCGATGTCTATTATTATTTTCTTTTATTAAGACAATATCATAAAGAAATTTATCATATACATCTAAACTATTTAATCTTTCATATTTGCTATTTGTTATTTTTTCTACCTTTTGTTTAAAGGAATTAAAGGCCAACTGAGATAAATCATAGTAGTCGAATTTCTTGAAACTTAATTTTTCAATATTTCTGACTTCAAAGTATTGATTTTCTGAAATTGTAACTCTTAGCATTAATTGGGTTTCTATTAATTTATTAATTGCCATTAAGATATCGTTATTGCTTTTGTTAGTAATAGAAATATCTCTAATAAGATAAGAGTTATATCCTCTTCTCAAATAAAACTCTTGCCTACTGAACAAAGGAAATTTAGTAACTACCTCGTATTTTTTTGCACTTACTGGGATCATAGGTTCAACATTATATTTTATTTCAATTAAATTCGACTGATTATTTACTAAAACGCGATCAGGTATTAACTGTTCATTTTCTAGGGACTGTATAAAGCTATCAACAAAGTTTTTTTCTTTTAATGTACTTACATAAATAACTTTTTCATTATTTTCAAAGGACAACTCATGATTAAAATTAGACAGCCAATATTCTTTAAAACTTTTTACATCTATATCAAGAATTTTTTCTAATATTAGTTTCTCCATAGCTGTAAAATATGGGTTAGAAATGATATCCTCATATTTCAGTATAGTTCCAAACACTTTTTCAATCTCTAATAATAGTGCAATCGTATCTAAAGAGTCTCCGCCAATCTGATAGAAATGATCAGTATCGTTTATTTCACTTTTCAATAAATCTGACCAAATTTGTTTCAATTTGGAGTTTACATCGCTATTTACTAAGTTATCTACTTCTACTGTATTAGGTTTCTTCATTTTATTTAAAAATTCTTTTCTCAATAATGGAAAATCTATTTTATTATTTTTATTTAATGGAAATTCCCTAACTGCTATAAAGTATTTTGGTATAAAATACGATTCAAGATGTCCACGTAATTCTTCTATATATGGAGTAGTATCTAACCCGGTTGCTGTTTGTAAATAAGCAACTAAAAAGCTTTTAGTTTCAAACTCCTCTAATCGAACGACGGCATCTTCTATTGGCATTAACTCTTTAAGTTTGTTTTCAATTTCCTCACTCTCAACTCTAATACCATTTATTTTAATTTGATTATCTTTCCTACCTAAACAATAGATGAATCCATCCTTACTCTTTCCAAGATCCCCACTTCGGTAAAATCTTTTATTTCCAACCATAACAAAGCTTTTTTGGGTTAACTCTTCTCTTTTATAATATTCTCTAGCTAACCCTGGTCCACCAATTAAGATTTCACCAATTTCATTTTCTTTTGCAATTGATTGATTCTTATTCCATATTAATATTTCTACGTCTGTTAATGGTTTTCCAATCGGAACACTGATCTCCTCGACAGGTAGTTCTTTTATTTCAAAGTAAGTTGAGTATATCGTTGCTTCTGTTGGACCATATGCATTAATCACATTCATATTTAAATCCATTTGATTCATCATTTTAGCAAGGTCATACGGAAATTTTTCCCCTGCCAATAGTAAATACTTAACCTTACTAAAATAGTTCTCCTGATTTTTGAAAAGTACTCTAAAGTAAGATGGTGAGAAGGCCAAATGGGTTACATTATTGTTGTAAATAAAAGAGGGAAGATCTTTTATTTCTAACGCAGAGTGAAATAAAGTAACTGTTCCTCCTTTAAGTACCCAACCAAAAATCTCTGTTACAGAAACATCAAAAGAATAGTTAGTTGAGAATAAGTAGTTATCATCCTTAGTAAAAGGGAACAAAGTATCAAGTGTAGTGATCCTTTGCATTAAACTTTTATCTTCTATTACACAGCCTTTTGGTTTTCCTGTCGTTCCTGACGTGTATATAATGTAACTGACAAATTCATCGGAATACTCTACACTTTCTTGCCATTTTTTTTCATAAAGTGGTTTTCTTAGTTGGTTGAAGGGAACCATGATCTTGTTAAAGTCTGTCGTTTCAAAATCAGTGATATAAAAGTTTGTTTCAATATCCTCTAAAATCTCTTTACATTTATTCGTAGTAATTTCTTTTGGGAGTGGTAAATAAGCTGCCCCCGCTTTCAAAATAGCAAAAATAGTAATTAATGCATGTAAATTGTCTTTAAGACGAATAGGTACAATGCAATTTTCTCCTTTTGTTAACTGAAGGATATGCTGTGCTGCAGTATTTACTTTGTCATTAAACTGCTCATAGGTAATGTGAAGTTTATCATATATAACAGCAGTTTTTTCTGGGTGATTTTTTACATGGTTATCAATTTTCTCAAACAATAGTTTTCTATTCATGTTTTTTCCTCCTTATTAATGATTAATATTGTTTTATACCTACATCACTTACATCCTAACTTGATATAAATATCATATAGTTGAATTCCAACAAAAGGTATTGAAAAAATACTGCGAATTATTCGGGAAATACATAAAAAAATCTAAGGAAATAATGGCAATGTATGCAAATTTTATAAATATGTTGGAATAATGTGTTTTTCTCCGAAAAAAAGCTCCAAACCACCTAAAATGGCAATAAAAACTTTATATTTTTCCTGAAAATTTTTAGGTATGATGTATCTAACAAAGATAAATTAGAATGTTCTAAGGGGTGGGTTTTATGTTAGATATTAATGTTATACGAGAAAATAAAGAAGTATTGAAAACCATTGCTTCCCACAAGGGAATTAATGTTCCAATAGATCAATTAATAGAAGTAGATGTAAAAAGAAGACGGCTAATCCAGGAAATAGAAACAATAAGAGCTAAAAAAAATACATACATTAAAGAAATCAAAACGTATATAACTAGCAACAATCAAAACTTAATAAACGAAGCAAAAGAAAACGTTAGAAAAATTAATATGGACATAACGGAACGAGAATTAAAATTAAAAGATATTAAAGATTCTTTTGATAAACTAATGCTCCTAGTCCCAAACTTTTTATCCCCAGATACACCAATTGGTACT includes the following:
- a CDS encoding MFS transporter, whose translation is MSKEKLYLNKNFILLTMGNITTKLGTKIYEIILAWWLVQKTGSAATFGVIMASSLISVVICNIFSGVIIDRFNKKFILILSDLISAVVCIFVGIVVMNDVLNIPLLMVAAIILGATNSLFSPSIKAILPELINKKLIVSANSITTVIGQVITVAAPLIGGFLISGLAVGLGIGFIINGISYLLSATSEMFIKYKYVRESKGNLNVFADIKEGYSYVFQQKWLFQLLIVSALFNLFISAYNINLPLYYLNIYNDDGTYYSLALGAQATFAILAGLLIAKRNKKAANPALLKQQLLFCGIPIVLLQFVSISYLSILLVGFFAFFLTTFNVYFFSLVQQEVDRDKSGRVFSFIFMVALSIMPLGTLIFGLLSTKIFDVVFILSGVGIILSTLIVKSSHINLNHNLQKSI
- a CDS encoding MFS transporter; this encodes MHASTIYLTMGALKAFANATMFTTYALYYVSGLGLSPFQLVLVGTFLELTILLLEIPTGVVADTYSRRLSLIIGVFILGFAYMIEGSVPFISEMVFHGALSLFVGVVIAEVIRGVGETFLSGASQAWLADEVGVDKMGEVLLKESQVNQVAGIMGVVASVGLSTLALHLPFLMGGIMYVSLGVLLVLFMPEQNFSRASLTENFSVRETLTTFKSGLTVVRGTPILVGFLVMSLFIGSGSEGFDRLWEAHLITSFTFLEISNLSAPVWFGIISIVANICCFFTAWIARKTLTFDQESKVAKYMAIFTGLRLLCIISFSLAGSFEFALVSFILLSMTGTITGPLYDTWINQNINGKVRATVLSMSSQMNALGQTIGGPIVGAASSRYSLRFGLSLAAFIQLPILIIYLHAIRKKKQIETPTEISVDPS
- a CDS encoding non-ribosomal peptide synthetase, whose product is MNRKLLFEKIDNHVKNHPEKTAVIYDKLHITYEQFNDKVNTAAQHILQLTKGENCIVPIRLKDNLHALITIFAILKAGAAYLPLPKEITTNKCKEILEDIETNFYITDFETTDFNKIMVPFNQLRKPLYEKKWQESVEYSDEFVSYIIYTSGTTGKPKGCVIEDKSLMQRITTLDTLFPFTKDDNYLFSTNYSFDVSVTEIFGWVLKGGTVTLFHSALEIKDLPSFIYNNNVTHLAFSPSYFRVLFKNQENYFSKVKYLLLAGEKFPYDLAKMMNQMDLNMNVINAYGPTEATIYSTYFEIKELPVEEISVPIGKPLTDVEILIWNKNQSIAKENEIGEILIGGPGLAREYYKREELTQKSFVMVGNKRFYRSGDLGKSKDGFIYCLGRKDNQIKINGIRVESEEIENKLKELMPIEDAVVRLEEFETKSFLVAYLQTATGLDTTPYIEELRGHLESYFIPKYFIAVREFPLNKNNKIDFPLLRKEFLNKMKKPNTVEVDNLVNSDVNSKLKQIWSDLLKSEINDTDHFYQIGGDSLDTIALLLEIEKVFGTILKYEDIISNPYFTAMEKLILEKILDIDVKSFKEYWLSNFNHELSFENNEKVIYVSTLKEKNFVDSFIQSLENEQLIPDRVLVNNQSNLIEIKYNVEPMIPVSAKKYEVVTKFPLFSRQEFYLRRGYNSYLIRDISITNKSNNDILMAINKLIETQLMLRVTISENQYFEVRNIEKLSFKKFDYYDLSQLAFNSFKQKVEKITNSKYERLNSLDVYDKFLYDIVLIKENNNRHRVIFFLNHHIADAFSLNVLENQFIQICNKTLEEKGNTNYKTFVEEVINLCNDDTIEVIKESDYYQELKHNFDKLNLNLLTNPNAPLYEIILENNLKDKEARANLVFDNISKIIEESYQAQHQCYQILKNLNLYNGKDYSTEVGDYHVSIFVPFHSGKEQNLFSKSEELLKDIYIEKNWHLDYLCSSERYKENEDMKLFPNIKLSINYLGEFTSEDLENWRDSLEVIRETTSKLNSKVRITCFNFKNKSYIYFLNNAQLSKKFDSFILDSLVES